Proteins encoded within one genomic window of Lysinibacillus louembei:
- the rplS gene encoding 50S ribosomal protein L19, which produces MSNIITEITKEQLRSDLPSFRPGDTVKVHVKVVEGTRERIQLFEGVVIKRRGGGISETFTVRKISYGVGVERTFPVHTPKIAKLEVSRRGKVRRAKLYYLRELRGKKARIKERR; this is translated from the coding sequence ATGTCAAACATTATTACAGAAATCACAAAAGAACAACTTCGTTCAGATTTACCTTCATTCCGTCCTGGTGACACAGTAAAGGTACACGTAAAAGTTGTTGAGGGTACACGTGAGCGTATCCAGTTATTCGAAGGTGTAGTTATTAAACGTCGTGGTGGCGGAATTAGCGAAACTTTCACAGTTCGTAAAATTTCTTACGGTGTAGGTGTTGAACGTACTTTCCCAGTACACACACCAAAAATCGCTAAATTAGAAGTTTCTCGTCGCGGTAAAGTACGTCGTGCGAAACTTTACTACCTACGTGAATTACGTGGTAAAAAAGCTCGTATTAAAGAACGTCGCTAA